A window of the Lactuca sativa cultivar Salinas chromosome 7, Lsat_Salinas_v11, whole genome shotgun sequence genome harbors these coding sequences:
- the LOC111896692 gene encoding putative F-box/LRR-repeat protein At3g28410 isoform X1, producing MLDQTFFTSSCFTKLKLDGCMVNPVGAISWKNLRSLSISYWSLNDDLIENILSGSPVLETLVFDDCHGYRHLHITSKSVKNLVLSRYRDYYAKSEADIVEINAPNILSLTIKDDLVLHKLLLVNVSSLVKANLNYTRSKIAQTTPTEVEEEMLKGFIMNLGHVKELKIGILCSKVLSCLQAKGFIFPSNVIPKAIEIN from the exons ATGTTAGATCAAACTTTTTTCACGAGTTCGTGTTTTACTAAGCTGAAATTAGATGGGTGCATGGTTAATCCAGTTGGGGCAATTAGTTGGAAAAATCTTAGGAGTTTGTCTATATCTTATTGGAGTTTAAATGATGATTTGATTGAAAATATATTATCTGGAAGTCCTGTATTGGAAACTTTGGTGTTTGATGATTGCCATGGTTATAGGCATCTCCATATTACTTCAAAGAGTGTTAAAAACTTGGTGTTATCTAGATACCGGGATTATTATGCTAAATCTGAAGCCGATATTGTTGAAATCAATGCTCCCAATATTTTATCACTAACAATCAAAGATGATTTGGTGTTGCACAAGCTTTTGTTGGTAAATGTGTCTTCTTTAGTCAAAGCTAACTTAAATTATACTCGTTCAAAGATCGCGCAAACAACTCCTACAGAAGTGGAAGAAGAGATGCTTAAAGGATTTATAATGAATCTTGGCCATGTCAAGGAGCTTAAAATTGGGATTTTATGTTCTAAG GTTCTTTCTTGTTTGCAAGCTAAAGGTTTCATTTTTCCATCAAATGTGATTCCTAAAGCTATCGAGATTAACTGA
- the LOC111896692 gene encoding uncharacterized protein LOC111896692 isoform X3 encodes MFEEEPNQPKIAQERIKFQQILEKGEEDGISALPDSLLLEILSRLPSTKHAIRTDLSESHRLQNPNLRFFLVCKLKVSFFHQM; translated from the exons ATGTTCGAAGAAGAACCAAATCAACCTAAAATTGCCCAGGAACGGATTAAGTTTCAACAAATCCTTGAGAAGGGAGAAGAGGATGGAATCAGTGCGTTGCCCGATTCCTTGCTTCTTGAAATCCTTTCTCGTTTACCCTCCACAAAACACGCCATTAGAACAG ATCTTTCCGAAAGTCATCGtctccaaaaccctaacttaag GTTCTTTCTTGTTTGCAAGCTAAAGGTTTCATTTTTCCATCAAATGTGA
- the LOC111896692 gene encoding uncharacterized protein LOC111896692 isoform X2, with the protein MFEEEPNQPKIAQERIKFQQILEKGEEDGISALPDSLLLEILSRLPSTKHAIRTDLSESHRLQNPNLRSRKQLLQKWKKRCLKDL; encoded by the exons ATGTTCGAAGAAGAACCAAATCAACCTAAAATTGCCCAGGAACGGATTAAGTTTCAACAAATCCTTGAGAAGGGAGAAGAGGATGGAATCAGTGCGTTGCCCGATTCCTTGCTTCTTGAAATCCTTTCTCGTTTACCCTCCACAAAACACGCCATTAGAACAG ATCTTTCCGAAAGTCATCGtctccaaaaccctaacttaag ATCGCGCAAACAACTCCTACAGAAGTGGAAGAAGAGATGCTTAAAGGATTTATAA
- the LOC111896692 gene encoding uncharacterized protein LOC111896692 isoform X4 has translation MFEEEPNQPKIAQERIKFQQILEKGEEDGISALPDSLLLEILSRLPSTKHAIRTDLSESHRLQNPNLSSTTGFNML, from the exons ATGTTCGAAGAAGAACCAAATCAACCTAAAATTGCCCAGGAACGGATTAAGTTTCAACAAATCCTTGAGAAGGGAGAAGAGGATGGAATCAGTGCGTTGCCCGATTCCTTGCTTCTTGAAATCCTTTCTCGTTTACCCTCCACAAAACACGCCATTAGAACAG ATCTTTCCGAAAGTCATCGtctccaaaaccctaacttaag TTCAACAACTGGATTCAACATGCTATAA